The following are encoded in a window of Paenibacillus polymyxa genomic DNA:
- a CDS encoding aldo/keto reductase family protein — MEYRKLGKSGLMVSEIALGNWVTHGAQVDDTIAQACVNAALDSGITTFDTADVYSDTMAETVLGHSLKGIRRESIELCTKVFHPTGTGQNDKGLSRKHIMEACHASLRRLQTDYIDVYYAHRFDPTVSLEETFLALSDLVRQGKVLYVGVSEWTAEQIKQGAALAKELKVPFVASQPQYSMLWRVIEAEVIPACEQEGIGQVVWSPLAQGILSGKYAADKPLPEGSRASTTAGSPFFERLAGQWLRKEVLLAVKKIQPIAEECGLTLPQLAVAWVLQNPQVSSAIIGASKPEQVKENVKAAGVRLDEQVMRQLDSILNGIVERDPRKTG, encoded by the coding sequence ATGGAATATCGTAAACTTGGAAAAAGTGGATTAATGGTAAGTGAGATCGCATTGGGAAACTGGGTCACCCACGGTGCTCAAGTGGATGATACTATAGCGCAAGCCTGTGTAAACGCTGCACTAGACTCAGGGATTACCACGTTTGATACTGCTGATGTGTATTCGGATACCATGGCGGAAACGGTTTTAGGTCATTCTTTAAAGGGAATACGCCGTGAAAGTATTGAATTATGTACTAAGGTTTTTCATCCCACAGGTACCGGACAGAATGATAAAGGGCTGTCTCGCAAACATATCATGGAGGCCTGCCATGCTTCTCTTCGACGCCTGCAAACGGATTATATTGATGTATATTATGCACACCGTTTTGATCCAACCGTATCGCTTGAAGAAACTTTTTTGGCCTTATCCGACTTGGTGCGGCAAGGGAAGGTTTTGTATGTAGGAGTAAGCGAGTGGACAGCAGAGCAGATAAAGCAAGGAGCCGCTCTGGCTAAGGAATTAAAGGTCCCTTTCGTGGCAAGTCAGCCCCAATATTCCATGCTGTGGCGTGTCATTGAAGCTGAAGTGATTCCCGCTTGTGAGCAGGAAGGGATTGGGCAGGTGGTTTGGTCACCTCTGGCACAAGGTATTCTTTCTGGTAAATATGCAGCAGACAAGCCGTTACCCGAGGGATCACGAGCTTCTACGACAGCAGGGTCACCATTTTTCGAACGTTTGGCTGGACAATGGTTACGTAAAGAAGTCCTTTTGGCAGTAAAGAAAATTCAGCCGATTGCAGAAGAATGCGGACTGACGCTACCTCAGCTTGCAGTCGCATGGGTTTTACAAAACCCGCAAGTGTCCTCAGCTATTATCGGTGCTTCCAAGCCCGAGCAGGTTAAAGAGAACGTAAAAGCCGCGGGTGTCCGTCTAGATGAGCAGGTCATGAGACAATTGGATAGCATTTTAAATGGTATTGTTGAACGTGATCCGAGAAAAACAGGTTAA
- a CDS encoding cold shock domain-containing protein encodes MKGTVKWFNAEKGYGFIQMDGGEDVFVHFSAIQGDGFKTLEEGQAVEFEITEGNRGPQAANVIKL; translated from the coding sequence TTGAAAGGTACAGTTAAATGGTTTAACGCAGAAAAAGGTTATGGCTTCATTCAAATGGATGGTGGCGAGGACGTATTCGTACATTTCTCCGCAATCCAAGGCGACGGCTTTAAAACTTTGGAAGAAGGTCAAGCGGTTGAATTCGAAATTACTGAAGGTAACCGTGGACCCCAAGCAGCTAACGTAATCAAACTGTAA
- the pepF gene encoding oligoendopeptidase F codes for MSEIVKRANAPVENTWKLEDLFPNRKAWDQEYEEVKQLAKKAEQFQGKLNSAESIGSCFKLEDELSLKTERVYVYAHLHHDEDTAEPTYQGLSQKAKKLGVEVSESLSFVTPEILALPDHQLDAFIEDPKLADYRFTLQEMKREKAHILGKTEEALLAQVGNLAQAPQTIFGMLNNADLKFPKIKDENGKEVELTHGSYIQFLESPHREVRERAFKAVYDTYAKNKNTIASTLSANVNKNIFYSRVRKYPSVLEMSLYGDNIPKEVYTNLIDTIHESLPLLHRYIKLRKKLLGVDELHMYDLFAPLVDEYKMDITYEDAKKQTKEGLKPLGADYLASLQKGYDERWIDVYENENKRTGAYSWGAYGTHPYVLLNHKDNLNSMFTLAHEMGHALHSYYSDNALKYRDAQYTIFLAEVASTTNEALLMDYLLNKSTDPKEKMYLLTYYADQFRTTVFRQTMFAEFEKIVHERAEQGESLTPQLLSEIYYDLNVKYHGPGMKVDKDIEMEWARIPHFYNSFYVYKYATGFSAATSFSKQILEEGQPAVDRYLGFLKSGGSDYSINILKKAGVDMSSPQPIREAMSVFEEVITEMEKLTEGK; via the coding sequence ATGAGTGAAATTGTAAAACGCGCTAATGCGCCAGTGGAAAATACATGGAAACTGGAAGATTTGTTTCCCAACCGCAAAGCATGGGATCAAGAATACGAAGAAGTCAAACAACTAGCCAAAAAGGCTGAACAATTCCAAGGCAAGCTCAATTCAGCAGAGTCGATTGGCAGCTGCTTTAAATTGGAAGATGAATTGTCGCTTAAAACCGAGCGTGTATATGTGTACGCACATCTGCATCATGATGAGGATACAGCTGAACCTACATACCAGGGTCTTTCGCAAAAAGCCAAAAAATTAGGCGTTGAGGTTAGCGAGTCTCTTTCTTTCGTGACGCCTGAAATTTTGGCATTGCCGGATCATCAGCTCGATGCCTTCATTGAAGATCCGAAGCTTGCAGATTATCGGTTTACACTTCAAGAAATGAAGCGGGAAAAAGCACATATTCTGGGCAAGACAGAAGAAGCGTTGCTCGCTCAGGTTGGCAATCTGGCTCAAGCCCCGCAAACGATTTTTGGCATGCTCAACAATGCCGATCTGAAGTTTCCAAAAATCAAGGATGAAAACGGCAAAGAGGTTGAGCTGACTCATGGCAGCTACATTCAATTCCTCGAAAGTCCGCACCGCGAAGTTCGCGAACGTGCTTTTAAAGCGGTATATGACACATATGCCAAAAATAAAAATACAATTGCTTCTACACTAAGTGCCAATGTAAACAAAAATATTTTTTATTCTCGTGTTCGCAAATACCCTTCTGTACTGGAAATGTCACTGTACGGTGACAATATTCCGAAGGAAGTGTATACGAATCTCATTGATACCATTCATGAAAGCTTGCCCCTGCTCCATCGCTACATCAAGCTGCGTAAAAAGTTGTTAGGTGTGGATGAGCTCCATATGTATGATTTGTTCGCTCCACTTGTGGACGAATACAAGATGGACATTACGTATGAAGACGCCAAAAAGCAAACAAAGGAAGGCCTTAAGCCACTGGGCGCAGACTATCTGGCTTCGTTGCAAAAAGGCTATGATGAGCGCTGGATTGATGTATACGAAAACGAAAACAAACGTACTGGTGCATACAGTTGGGGAGCTTATGGTACCCACCCATATGTGCTGCTGAACCATAAAGATAACCTGAACAGCATGTTCACACTTGCTCATGAAATGGGGCATGCGTTGCATTCGTACTATTCAGACAACGCATTGAAGTATAGAGATGCACAGTACACCATTTTCCTGGCTGAAGTGGCATCCACAACCAATGAAGCGTTGCTAATGGACTACCTGCTGAACAAATCAACCGATCCGAAAGAGAAAATGTACCTTCTCACCTACTATGCAGATCAATTCCGCACAACGGTATTCCGTCAAACCATGTTTGCGGAATTTGAGAAAATTGTACATGAACGCGCTGAACAGGGGGAATCCCTTACACCGCAGCTCTTATCAGAGATTTACTATGATCTGAATGTGAAATATCACGGGCCTGGTATGAAGGTAGACAAAGACATTGAAATGGAATGGGCACGGATCCCTCATTTTTATAACAGTTTTTACGTCTACAAGTATGCTACTGGCTTCTCGGCAGCAACCAGTTTCTCGAAACAGATTCTGGAAGAAGGCCAGCCAGCCGTTGACCGTTACTTGGGCTTCTTGAAGAGCGGTGGCAGTGATTATTCAATCAATATTTTGAAAAAAGCTGGCGTTGACATGTCCTCTCCGCAGCCGATCCGCGAAGCGATGAGCGTATTCGAAGAAGTCATTACAGAAATGGAAAAGCTAACTGAAGGAAAGTAA
- a CDS encoding fumarylacetoacetate hydrolase family protein, with protein MNVDIRNVYCVGRNYKLHAEELGNEVPAEPMIFLKPSHAVVPLDGATLELPQGQGDIHFETELVVAVGRKYEPGMSADTCLNAFAFGIDFTLRDVQSVLKKKGHPWTAAKGFKSSAPVTPFLPLEKLDMLEQQDFSLLKNGQEVQRGHVKDMIFSIQHIVEYIATHYGLGEGDIIFTGTPAGVGPTASGDRFELFWGSDRQGSFTIA; from the coding sequence ATGAACGTGGATATTCGTAATGTTTACTGTGTCGGACGCAATTATAAGCTGCATGCGGAGGAGCTGGGTAATGAGGTTCCCGCAGAACCGATGATTTTTTTGAAGCCGTCTCATGCAGTCGTGCCGCTGGATGGCGCCACGCTGGAGCTTCCTCAGGGGCAAGGAGATATTCATTTTGAGACTGAGCTGGTTGTGGCTGTAGGACGTAAATACGAACCAGGCATGTCCGCAGATACATGTCTGAACGCATTTGCATTCGGGATTGATTTTACCCTGCGTGATGTACAAAGTGTGCTCAAGAAAAAAGGCCACCCATGGACCGCCGCCAAAGGCTTTAAATCGTCTGCACCCGTGACACCATTCCTGCCTTTAGAAAAATTGGACATGCTGGAGCAGCAGGATTTTTCCTTGCTCAAAAATGGACAGGAAGTGCAGCGTGGACATGTTAAGGATATGATTTTTTCTATTCAGCATATCGTTGAATATATAGCGACTCATTATGGACTGGGCGAGGGAGATATTATTTTCACAGGTACTCCAGCAGGAGTAGGGCCTACAGCAAGTGGGGATCGCTTTGAGCTTTTCTGGGGAAGTGATCGTCAGGGAAGCTTCACCATCGCATAA
- a CDS encoding DUF92 domain-containing protein, whose translation MDWIIGLLCAAVVAGAAFYKKSLTLSGFAAAVLMGTVYYGAGNLFWFGTLLLFFITSTLLSRFKKERKAELEKSYAKTGNRDAGQVWANGGLGMLLCLGYAIWPHVTWQLAFVGVMATVTSDTWATEFGSLSRRPPRSVLNGKVLAPGTSGGVSVLGTAAALAGGVLIGIGAWGFGHAIGTPSLPLWLWALVGGISGSAGAFADSYLGATVQMMRSCTVCGREVEVDSHCGQTTVYVRGWRWMSNDRVNSISSIFGGLVALAGIFLIL comes from the coding sequence ATGGACTGGATCATCGGATTGCTTTGTGCTGCTGTGGTGGCCGGAGCTGCATTTTATAAAAAATCCTTAACCTTATCTGGCTTTGCCGCGGCTGTACTGATGGGAACTGTATATTATGGGGCGGGTAACCTGTTCTGGTTCGGCACATTGCTCTTGTTCTTTATCACGTCGACCCTTCTGTCGAGGTTCAAAAAGGAGCGCAAGGCTGAACTGGAAAAATCGTATGCCAAAACCGGAAACCGGGATGCAGGCCAAGTATGGGCCAATGGTGGATTAGGTATGCTGTTATGCCTGGGTTATGCGATATGGCCTCATGTTACGTGGCAGCTGGCTTTTGTCGGTGTCATGGCTACGGTCACATCCGATACGTGGGCAACGGAATTTGGCAGCCTGAGTCGTAGGCCACCTCGCTCGGTGCTTAACGGGAAGGTGCTGGCACCCGGAACCTCAGGTGGAGTCTCTGTATTGGGAACGGCTGCGGCCTTGGCTGGGGGTGTACTGATCGGCATAGGTGCATGGGGCTTTGGACACGCCATAGGAACGCCGAGCTTGCCGTTATGGCTGTGGGCACTGGTTGGAGGTATATCCGGTAGCGCGGGGGCCTTTGCTGATTCCTATCTAGGTGCTACAGTGCAAATGATGCGTTCCTGCACGGTTTGCGGACGAGAAGTAGAAGTAGACTCACATTGTGGACAAACGACGGTCTATGTACGAGGCTGGCGTTGGATGAGCAATGATCGGGTGAATAGCATTAGTTCTATTTTCGGAGGATTGGTCGCTCTTGCAGGTATTTTTTTAATACTCTGA
- a CDS encoding glycerophosphodiester phosphodiesterase yields the protein MNHLCVAHRGFSGIAPENTMAAFKLALKQPFVHWIELDVQLSKDGVPVVIHDFTLERTTNGTGRVKDSDWKALQQLDAGSWKSAEYRGEMIPSLAQVLDLCRGRVSLNIELKTAGDMYPGLEKAVLREIVMRGMEGEVVLTSFERAAFRRAKELSPEIRTGLIIDARPDDLAMQLEQLQCTFLSMGYPRLDRNLMKDLTARGITVMAWTVDDRRIMRRLSSLHPELMICTNWPDRWEQVFLLSKHRMWHYIRKLIR from the coding sequence ATGAATCATTTGTGCGTGGCTCACCGCGGTTTTTCGGGGATTGCTCCCGAGAACACGATGGCAGCCTTTAAGCTTGCGTTGAAGCAGCCATTTGTACACTGGATTGAGCTGGATGTACAGCTGTCAAAGGACGGTGTTCCGGTGGTAATTCATGATTTTACGCTGGAGCGAACGACGAATGGTACAGGGAGAGTAAAGGATTCGGACTGGAAAGCATTGCAACAACTTGATGCTGGTAGCTGGAAAAGTGCAGAATACCGTGGAGAAATGATCCCTTCCCTCGCACAAGTACTGGATTTATGTCGTGGCCGCGTATCGCTCAATATTGAGCTTAAAACAGCGGGAGATATGTATCCAGGATTGGAGAAAGCCGTACTCCGTGAAATTGTGATGAGAGGGATGGAGGGAGAGGTGGTATTAACCTCTTTTGAGCGTGCCGCATTCCGCCGGGCTAAGGAGCTGTCTCCTGAGATCCGGACCGGATTGATTATCGATGCGCGCCCAGATGATTTGGCAATGCAACTGGAGCAGCTACAATGCACTTTTTTATCCATGGGCTATCCGCGTTTGGATCGAAACCTGATGAAAGATCTCACCGCACGCGGTATTACTGTTATGGCGTGGACGGTGGATGACCGCCGTATAATGCGAAGATTGTCCTCATTGCATCCTGAATTGATGATTTGCACCAATTGGCCGGATCGCTGGGAGCAGGTTTTTTTGCTTTCCAAGCACCGGATGTGGCACTATATACGTAAACTTATTCGTTAA
- a CDS encoding ABC-F family ATP-binding cassette domain-containing protein: protein MNIMTVEHITKSYGEKMLFEDASFGMDERDKIGVVGVNGTGKSTFLRVISGLEPPDDGNIAVNNDVRIQYLAQNPEFDPEMRVLQHIFHGNQPEMKAVREYTETMELLELNPGSEELQNRLLRASQQMDTFQAWQLESEAKNILTRLGITQFESPMGVLSGGQRKRVALAAALIQPCELLILDEPTNHIDNESVEWLEQYLQKRRCALLMITHDRYFLDRVANVMLELDHGRLFRYEANYTRFLELKAEREEREASTEQKRKNLLRNELAWIRRGAKARSTKQKARIDRYEQLRDQQPEARSGSVDMSVASTRLGKKILEIEHLSKSVDSRKLIQDLSYIAVPGDRVGILGPNGSGKSTLLQMIAQHIEPDSGNVVLGPTVKLGYFTQEHQEMNESLRVIEYIKEEAEVIRTADGSTITAAQMLERFLFAPSAQWTVISRLSGGEKRRLYLLRVLMSAPNVLLLDEPTNDLDIQTLSVLEDYLDEFPGVVFIVSHDRYFLDRTVDKILAFEGDGQVRVHVGDYSEYAEWISKNAQSSVNTSVSTSTASSNRSSAPKSAGPSDSVKETSKTKLKFTFKEQREYEQIDELIEQAEQKLADIQRQMEESFSDSARLQELMAEQVKAEQHLEHQMERWTYLNELAEQIEQSKS, encoded by the coding sequence ATGAATATTATGACCGTTGAACATATAACGAAAAGCTATGGCGAGAAAATGTTGTTTGAGGATGCTTCCTTTGGTATGGATGAACGTGACAAAATAGGAGTCGTCGGTGTAAATGGTACCGGTAAATCAACGTTTTTACGGGTAATTTCAGGATTAGAGCCGCCAGATGATGGCAATATTGCAGTGAACAACGATGTGCGAATTCAGTATCTAGCACAAAATCCGGAGTTTGATCCCGAAATGAGGGTACTCCAGCATATTTTTCATGGCAACCAGCCTGAGATGAAAGCGGTCCGTGAATATACGGAAACCATGGAGTTGTTGGAATTAAATCCAGGTAGCGAGGAGCTTCAAAACCGTCTATTGCGAGCAAGTCAGCAAATGGATACGTTCCAGGCATGGCAGCTGGAGAGTGAGGCCAAAAATATACTTACCCGACTGGGGATCACCCAGTTTGAGTCTCCTATGGGCGTTCTATCCGGCGGGCAGCGCAAGCGGGTGGCTTTGGCGGCGGCTTTGATCCAACCCTGCGAGCTGCTCATTCTGGACGAGCCTACAAACCACATTGATAATGAGTCCGTTGAATGGTTGGAGCAATATTTGCAAAAAAGACGCTGTGCGTTGTTAATGATCACGCATGATCGCTATTTTCTGGATAGAGTTGCAAATGTCATGTTGGAGCTGGATCATGGCCGCCTTTTCCGTTATGAGGCTAACTATACCCGTTTTCTGGAGCTGAAGGCAGAACGTGAGGAGCGGGAAGCGTCTACGGAACAAAAAAGGAAGAACCTGCTGCGTAATGAACTGGCCTGGATTCGCCGTGGAGCAAAGGCTCGTTCCACCAAGCAGAAAGCGCGTATTGACCGATATGAGCAGCTTAGGGATCAGCAACCGGAAGCTCGTTCTGGATCTGTAGATATGTCCGTCGCCTCCACACGTCTGGGTAAAAAGATCTTAGAGATCGAGCATCTGTCCAAATCGGTAGATTCTCGTAAGCTGATACAGGATTTGAGCTACATTGCGGTTCCTGGTGATCGTGTTGGTATCCTAGGTCCTAACGGTAGTGGGAAATCCACTCTGCTCCAAATGATTGCGCAGCATATAGAACCTGATTCCGGCAACGTTGTGCTGGGACCGACGGTGAAGCTTGGCTATTTTACTCAGGAACATCAGGAAATGAACGAATCATTACGTGTCATTGAATATATTAAGGAAGAAGCCGAAGTGATTCGTACAGCAGACGGTTCGACGATTACAGCTGCACAAATGCTGGAACGTTTCCTGTTCGCACCAAGCGCGCAATGGACGGTTATTTCGAGGCTGTCCGGAGGCGAAAAACGGCGCTTGTATCTGCTTCGTGTTCTGATGTCGGCACCGAATGTGCTATTACTGGATGAACCAACAAATGATCTGGATATTCAGACCCTTTCCGTTTTGGAAGATTATCTGGATGAATTCCCAGGCGTGGTTTTTATTGTTTCTCATGATCGCTATTTTCTGGATCGCACAGTGGACAAAATACTGGCGTTTGAAGGGGATGGACAGGTACGAGTACATGTAGGGGACTATAGCGAGTATGCAGAATGGATCAGTAAAAATGCTCAATCTTCTGTGAATACGTCTGTCTCTACGAGTACGGCTTCCTCGAATCGCTCTTCCGCGCCTAAGTCTGCGGGTCCTTCTGATTCAGTCAAGGAGACAAGTAAAACCAAGCTCAAATTCACCTTCAAGGAACAGCGGGAATATGAGCAAATTGATGAGCTGATTGAACAAGCCGAACAGAAGTTGGCCGACATTCAGCGACAGATGGAAGAGTCTTTCAGTGATTCAGCACGACTACAGGAGCTCATGGCTGAGCAAGTGAAGGCCGAACAGCATCTGGAGCATCAAATGGAACGCTGGACCTACCTGAATGAGCTGGCCGAGCAGATTGAACAAAGTAAATCTTAA
- a CDS encoding M42 family metallopeptidase has product MTIQLNEDYMMNFLNQLLNTPSPSGYTHHVMELIRKEAESLGVQIEWNAKGGAILTLKGQETDHTVALSAHVDTLGAMVRSITAQGTLRLTSVGGFMMNSIENEYCLIHTRSGQTYTGTILSSHPSVHVYDDARSFERKESHMEVRIDELVGSKEDVLQLGIAVGDFISFDARPVVTPSGFIKSRHLDDKASVAALFGLLESAVHGNWKPRHTVKLLISNYEEVGHGAAYIPEGISEMIAVDMGCMGEDLSCKETDVSICAKDSSGPYDYTMTTRLIELAKELNIPYAVDIYPHYGSDASAALRAGNNIRAALIGPGVHASHAMERTHKQAVVNTARLLAAYVMV; this is encoded by the coding sequence ATGACGATTCAATTAAATGAAGATTATATGATGAACTTTTTAAATCAGCTACTGAACACACCCAGTCCCAGTGGGTATACACACCATGTGATGGAGCTGATTCGTAAAGAAGCGGAAAGCCTCGGGGTGCAAATCGAATGGAATGCAAAAGGCGGTGCCATCTTGACTCTGAAAGGTCAGGAAACGGACCATACGGTGGCGCTGAGCGCACATGTGGATACATTGGGCGCAATGGTGCGTTCCATTACAGCACAAGGCACCCTACGTCTGACATCCGTCGGCGGCTTCATGATGAACAGCATTGAGAACGAATACTGCCTTATTCATACCCGAAGCGGACAAACGTATACAGGCACTATTCTGTCCAGCCATCCATCCGTGCACGTCTATGATGATGCACGAAGCTTTGAGCGCAAAGAGAGCCATATGGAGGTACGGATTGACGAGCTTGTCGGGTCAAAAGAAGACGTGCTTCAGCTCGGTATTGCGGTGGGCGATTTTATTTCGTTCGATGCGCGTCCAGTCGTAACACCAAGTGGATTTATCAAGTCACGCCATCTAGATGATAAAGCTAGTGTAGCTGCACTGTTTGGTTTACTGGAATCTGCTGTACATGGAAACTGGAAGCCTCGACATACCGTTAAATTGCTCATTTCCAACTACGAGGAAGTGGGGCACGGAGCGGCTTACATACCCGAAGGAATCAGTGAGATGATAGCTGTCGACATGGGCTGTATGGGTGAAGATCTGAGCTGCAAGGAAACGGATGTTTCTATCTGTGCCAAGGATTCCTCCGGACCTTATGACTATACTATGACGACCCGTCTGATTGAGCTGGCCAAAGAGCTGAATATTCCGTATGCGGTAGATATTTATCCGCACTACGGTTCGGACGCTTCGGCTGCACTAAGAGCCGGTAATAACATCCGTGCTGCGTTGATCGGCCCTGGCGTACACGCCTCCCATGCCATGGAGCGCACGCACAAGCAGGCCGTGGTGAACACTGCACGTCTGCTTGCAGCTTATGTGATGGTTTAA
- a CDS encoding LysR substrate-binding domain-containing protein, with protein sequence MDLKKLRYFIAVAEELHFNRAAKKLNITQPPLSQQIQSLEEELGVKLLERTKRQVRLTSAGAIFLEESRNVVAQLERSIKITQLASQGKFGQLSIAFVDSASGSLMVNALKKFRERFPDVKLTLFEMTSVQQLKAIHDGKVHVGFLRCADPSIHITSRLYTNESLMAVLPQTHPLAHHSTLSLRSLADESFILSPPHMGASFHNLILDFCGQHGFQPQIVQEAVQMYTIVNLVAAGIGISIVPSSVSVFQRSDVVFRSFQEESPSIPLYAAWKTGTHETVLTHFLEVVEETACSEELDM encoded by the coding sequence ATGGATCTGAAAAAACTACGTTACTTTATCGCAGTAGCGGAAGAACTGCATTTTAACCGTGCTGCGAAAAAACTGAATATTACCCAACCTCCCTTGAGCCAACAAATTCAAAGCCTTGAAGAAGAACTTGGCGTGAAGCTTTTGGAACGAACCAAGAGGCAAGTTCGACTTACATCAGCAGGAGCGATATTTTTAGAAGAATCCAGAAACGTGGTTGCTCAATTGGAAAGATCCATCAAGATCACACAGCTTGCAAGTCAGGGGAAATTCGGACAATTATCCATCGCTTTTGTAGATTCAGCCTCTGGCAGTCTGATGGTTAATGCCTTGAAGAAATTCCGAGAGCGTTTTCCAGATGTGAAGCTTACGTTATTTGAAATGACATCTGTCCAACAACTGAAAGCTATACACGATGGCAAAGTTCACGTGGGCTTCCTGCGCTGTGCAGATCCATCTATACATATCACTTCTCGTCTTTACACCAACGAATCGCTCATGGCCGTTCTTCCTCAAACACATCCGTTAGCCCACCATTCAACCTTGTCTTTACGTTCTTTAGCGGACGAATCTTTTATCCTGTCTCCGCCTCATATGGGAGCTTCTTTTCATAACCTCATACTGGACTTTTGCGGACAACACGGATTTCAGCCTCAAATCGTACAGGAAGCCGTTCAAATGTATACGATCGTTAACTTGGTAGCGGCAGGTATAGGTATCTCCATTGTCCCCTCTTCCGTTTCTGTCTTTCAACGCAGTGATGTCGTATTTCGTTCCTTTCAAGAAGAGTCTCCGTCCATCCCACTTTATGCTGCATGGAAAACAGGTACACACGAAACTGTTCTGACTCATTTTCTGGAAGTGGTTGAAGAAACAGCTTGTAGCGAAGAGTTAGACATGTAA
- a CDS encoding TetR/AcrR family transcriptional regulator, with protein MGDIHRDKYEAILDAAYAVFGTKGFYESKISEIAEQAGVAKGTVYLYFKSKEQLFTAVTRRDCEQYLAEMQGALINRTLGEGLLRMANLHLHYYFKRKQHTKLFFMTPNSDPDLMEFMRGFIQDYTDLVNNKLSSEGVQQSEFHAKAFIGMLERLKMDILLNQDFRECDVDQTAELAANLFMHGCKAGIQKS; from the coding sequence ATGGGCGATATACACAGAGATAAATATGAAGCTATTTTGGACGCAGCTTACGCCGTCTTTGGCACCAAAGGCTTCTATGAAAGCAAAATTTCCGAGATTGCAGAACAAGCGGGAGTTGCCAAAGGCACAGTATACTTGTACTTTAAAAGCAAAGAGCAGCTATTTACAGCAGTCACACGTAGAGATTGCGAGCAATACCTAGCCGAAATGCAAGGTGCATTAATCAATCGTACTTTGGGAGAAGGACTGCTGCGGATGGCAAATTTGCATCTGCACTACTATTTCAAGCGTAAGCAGCACACTAAATTATTTTTTATGACCCCTAACAGTGACCCCGATCTAATGGAGTTTATGCGGGGATTTATTCAGGACTATACTGATTTGGTCAACAATAAACTGTCGTCAGAGGGTGTACAGCAGTCCGAGTTTCATGCGAAGGCATTCATTGGTATGTTGGAACGCCTAAAAATGGATATTTTATTGAATCAAGATTTCCGCGAATGTGACGTGGATCAGACGGCTGAATTAGCGGCGAACTTATTTATGCATGGCTGTAAAGCCGGAATACAAAAATCCTGA
- a CDS encoding LapA family protein, with product MAGKGFYNVTGGGGILKTQWSLIAALVIALLTAVFAVINVNSVQVNLLFSMVSIPLILLILGCTLLGGLIVGSFGIFRQYRLQREIKRLTTQLHTLQEEHTSTVEANADVTYNATGSSSTGSTFDQDIEQPSSNPDRLSK from the coding sequence ATGGCGGGCAAGGGATTTTATAATGTAACGGGAGGAGGTGGCATTTTGAAAACACAATGGTCTTTGATCGCAGCTCTTGTTATTGCTTTGTTAACAGCTGTATTTGCTGTTATTAATGTGAATTCGGTTCAAGTGAACCTTCTATTCAGTATGGTTAGCATTCCTTTGATTTTGCTTATTCTTGGTTGCACTCTTCTAGGTGGACTTATTGTCGGTTCTTTCGGTATTTTCCGCCAATATAGGCTTCAGAGAGAGATTAAACGTCTGACTACTCAGCTTCATACACTACAAGAAGAGCACACATCCACGGTGGAAGCAAACGCGGATGTGACCTATAACGCGACGGGTTCTTCCAGCACAGGGTCTACATTCGACCAAGATATAGAGCAACCGTCCTCTAACCCTGATCGGTTGTCCAAATGA
- a CDS encoding oligosaccharide flippase family protein, translating into MSAAEASRKPSLIEGPIAKTLFMFSLPMLFGNILQSLNGTINSIWVGKFLGEAALTAASTEIL; encoded by the coding sequence ATGAGTGCAGCAGAGGCTAGTCGTAAGCCTTCCCTGATTGAAGGTCCTATTGCCAAAACGCTGTTTATGTTCTCTTTGCCGATGCTGTTCGGAAACATTCTGCAATCCCTGAATGGAACGATCAATTCGATCTGGGTGGGGAAGTTTCTGGGAGAAGCCGCATTGACTGCCGCTTCAACGGAAATATTATAA